A window of Akkermansiaceae bacterium genomic DNA:
CGATGGCCAGCACCATGTCGGTATCCTCCTCGAAGTAGAGCTCGGTGTAGAGGAAATAGGCGGAGTCGCGCCACTGCGGGTCCATGGCCATGAGCACGCTGTCGAACTGCTTGAACTTCCAGGTGAGCGGTTTGCCGTCCTGGCCGATGCCGTAGTTGGCCTCCAGGTCGATTTCCCGTTCCGGGGGGAAGGAGACGCGGTAATCGACCCGGCCGTCGGCCCAGGGTGCCTTCCACGGGCCGATGAGATACCAGGAGTCGATGTAGAACCACCCCTTGCGCAGGCTTTCCTTGGAAAAGCGGCGGGCCGGCAGGATTTGGCGAAGTTGATCGTGGGAAAAATGATACTTGGACGCGGCCAGGGCCTCTTTCCATTTCATGCCGGTCTGGTCGAACGTGCCTCCCGATTCAAGCCGCAGCGGATCGTCCGGGCCGCTCTTGATTTTGTTGCCGTAACCTTCACCCCTCTTGCTTAGGCCTGTTCCCTGACCCCGGCCCTGACCGCCTTGCCCTGATCCCATGGCGGCGGCGAGAGCGGCGGCGCGCATGTTAGGATCGGTGAGCCGCTGGTGCCGGTTGATGCTCCGCGCCGCCTGCTGGATGCCCTTCATGGCGTCCTTGGTGAAATTGGCAAAGTCGTCCAGCGATTCCCCCTCGGGGTTTTCCGCCGAGTTTTTTGAGTCGGGCGACTTCGGGGTGGAGGGTGTTTTGCCGTCGAGTTTGTTTTTCTGATAGTCCGGGTTTTTCTGGCTGGCCAGCGAGTCGTTGAACGAGAGGTCATCCTTCTTGGCTTTTTCGGCAGCCTTGATGTCGGCATACAGGTCGTTGGCCTGCGCCGCGAGGTCCTGGGCGAGGTCGTGCAGCTCCTTCACAGTCAGTTCGGATAGCGGCCGGGGCTCCGAGCGCATCGGGTTGGTCTCACTGTCGGCCAGGCCTTCGGTCATCTCCCTCAGGTCGTTCTCCGCGAGTTTTTTCAAGTCGTCGGCGACGTCCTTGGCGGCGGCGGACGCCTGCTCCGAGTCCTCCTTGGGCTCACCCTCGGCGGCATTTTTCGACGCTTCGTCCAGTCGTTTGGAAATGTCGTCCGCCTTGTTGGCCAATTCCTTCAGCTTGTCCTCGTTGGCGGGTTTGCCCCCGGGGTCCTTGGGGGATTTTTCCTCCGCCGTCTTCTTCAGCTCCTCCTCGATCTCCCTGGCCAGTTCGCTCGCCTCCCTGTCGAGGTCATCGACCTCTTTCCTGTCGTCCTTGTTATTGAAGGTGTGGGCCTTTTCCTTGACGATCCTGGCGATCTCATTGATGCGGTCGATCATGTCCTGCTTCGGGTCGCGGAGCTTGTTAAGTTCCTCCATCCGCTCCCGCTCCATGCGCTCCATCTCGGCGACCTGGCGCTTCATCCGCTCAATCTCCCTGAGCATACGCTTGCGCAGTTGGTCTTTCTTTTTCTTCACCACCTGGTCCTTCAGCTCCTTGGGCATCGGGCGGCGTTTTTTCTCGGTGACTTTCTTCTTCTTTTTCGCTTTGTCCGCCTTGCTCTCGTCCGATTGCGTCTGCTTCGATACTTTCAGCATGCTGCTGAGCAGGTCGGGATAAATGCTCAGGGTGATGGCGGCGGAGCCGACAAGCAGCAGGCAGAGAAACACGGCAAGCCGACGGCGGCGTGCGTAAATGGCCTCGAGGGCGCGGTCGATGGAATCGAGTATCATAATTCAGTTAGCCTTACTTGTTAGCGGTTGTAAAATTCATCGTAGGTCCTGACAGCAAGATTGTGAAATCCGACAAACTGGCAGAGGTCGAGCACCTCCACAACGCGGAAGGCGGGGCAGTCTGTGTCGGCGTCCAGTCGAATCTGGTGGTCCGGGCCGTTGGTGACGTAGAGGTCCTTCAGGGTGATACGGAGTTCGTTGAGATCGGAGGGCGCACCGTTGACGTGGACTTCCCCGACGGCGTTCAGGCCGATGACCGTGTTTTTATCATCGGCGGGAAGCTCCAGCGCGGAGGTGGAGCTGGGCAGGTTGATGGCGATGTCCCGGTTGTCTTTTTTTAACATGGTGGTTAGCAAAAAGAAAATCAACAGCAGGAAAACGCAATCAATGAGTGGTGACAAGGAGACCTCAAAGCCCTCATCGTCTTGGTCGGATAGTCGCATGGTAATGGATGGGGATGGAGGTTACTGGCCTTGCATGCGCATTCTCCTGGACGACTGTTCGTCGAGGAGGCGGAGGCTGACGTTGGTGAAATTGTTTTCCTGGAAAAGGTCCAGCAGCTCCACGATCAGGGCGAAACGCGTGTCGCGGGGAACATCCAGCCTGAGGGGGTCGCTTGACGGCTGGGACGCGCTGAGCTTGCCCAGGTACTCGGGCAGTTTTTCCTGGATCGGGTGATAGGTCACGCGCCCGATGTCGGTCTGGCGGCTACCCAGGGTGTAGAATCGACCACTGGGGCCCATGGCGATCACCTGGATCTCGGGAGTCGCCTCCTTGGCGGAACTCAGGTTCATGTCCGGCATGCTGATGGGGATTTGCTTCTCCTTTTTCTTCAGCATGGTGGTGGCCAGAAAGAAGATCAGCAGCAGAAACACGCAGTCGATCAGCGGGGACATGCTGACCTCTGGCTCTTCCTCCCGGAGGCTTTTACGGCGGCGATGGCGGCGTCTCATCGGATCTTGTTGTTAGAAGAATCAGACGGATGCGGTGGATTCGTCCGTCAGCTCCTTGACGGGCTGTTCCGGCTCGGTGTCCTTGGTAAACCCGCTGGTCTGGAAGAACCAGGTGCTGGCAAGCGATTCAACGGCCTCCTCCAGGTCCTCGGAGTAGCGGTTCAGCCGGGTGCGCAGGTAGTGATAGATGACAAGGGTGGGGATGGCGATGACCAGGCCCATGGCGGTGGTGATCAGTGCCTTGCCGATGGAGTCGGCCAGCACAACGGAGGCCTCGGAGCTGTCCTCGATCAGGGCAAACTTGGCGAAGGCCTCGATCATTCCGATCATGGTGCCGAGCAGTCCGAGCAGCGGGGCGAGCGAGGCGATAATGCCGATGGGTGCGAGCTTGCGGCGGTGTTTGTCGATTTCACGCGCGCCGATGTCGGCGGCGCCTGCCATGTAGAGTTCGGGATCGTTGCCGCGGTGGTTGACGATGTAGGTGACCACCTTGGAAAGCACCGACGGTGACTTGGCGCAGCGGTCGCGGATTTCGCCGAAGTAGTGGCCTTTTCCAAGCGGGGCGATCTCCTTCATCAGGGGTTTGGAAACGATCAGGTTGGCGCGCAGGTTCAACAGTCGCTCGATGGTGAAACCCACGGCGGCAATGGCGAGAACAATCAGCGCAATGCCTGTTAGACCACCTTTCTGGAGTTCATCCATCCAGTTGATTTCCACACTGATCGGGGCCTCCGCATCAGACGCGTGGGCATAAAGCGAGGTGAGCAGCAGCAAAGTGGCGGGGACGAGAGAGGTGCGGACGTGTTTCATAGATGGTGTTTGTAGGCTGGTTGTGTGAAGGATATCGGATATGATATACCACTTTATGGGCAGGTAAGTTTCATCGTGCGAGACGATAAATCGGGCTTGGTCTTATTCCATATTCCAGAGTCAGGTATTGGCATATTCGGTCGGCAATTTTATCGGATAAGGTTGATTTGGACGGGTGCTTTCTCATCATAGGGTCTGGAAACGACCGTCTTGCCGCCGGCTTTCACAAGGATGTGTTTTCCCGCCCCCTTGGCGGTGACCTTGATGTCGATGGATGTGCCGAATGCATCGATGTTACGCAGCTCCATCGATGGCCAGCCTTCCGGCAAACGCGGCTGGCAGGTGAACGAGCGCAATCCCGTGGGGTGAAACCCAAACATGCCCTCGACCACCAGGCGGATGTAGAGGCCGCTCTCGGCGGAAAGGTGGCGCTGGTTGCCCTCGGGGTATGCCTCCACCGCATACGGGACATGGTCGCCTAACAATCGTCGCGTGGAATATTTTTTGAGATACTCGATCCCCTTGGCCGTTTCACCCGTCGCGAACACGCCGCGCAAGCCGTAGAGCGTGGAGCGGTCCCAGAAGGTGTTTTTACCCGCTTCCGTGGCAAGACCGTCATCCGTCCAGAGTCGTTCGGAAAAGAGCGCCTTGATCGTTCCCTCCCTGCGGTCGTTGATGCCAACTGTTAGGGGGATGCAAATCCAGGCGCGCAGCACCTCGTTGCCCTCGTAGTAGCGGTAGGTCTCGAAACCCTCCACGTTGGCGCCGAAGTGGGATTCGATCGCCTTGCGCAGTGCCTCGGCCTCCTGCTGATATCGTTTGATTTGCGTTTCAGGTTTACCGAGATCACGACCCAGCGCGGCGGCGGACACTAGGGCGTCATAGGCGAGGCTGGAGGTGCAGAGATTGGCCTTGCCGGCGGGGAAACGATGCTCCAGCTCATCACAATCGGACTCCACGACACCGTTCGCATTGGTTTTCCTGCGGCAGAATTCCAGGCACCACTCGATCAGCGGCCAGAGTTTCTCCGCGGTGTCTTTGTCACCTTTGGCAAGGGCGTATCGCGTGGCTCCGTAGGCGATCATCGCCGCGTCACCACGGTCCCCCACCCCGTTCCAGATGGAGTCACCCTCGGCGACGATCGACGACGGAATCGGTTTCCACTCGTCATTCATGAAGCGGGCAAAATGCCGGAACGCGTTCTCGGCCGACTCCCGTCCGTCGGGGTCGCCCAGGTAGGCAAAGAGCGGGTTCACATACTCCGCCTGGTCGTTGGCCCAGATGGCGGCGTAGTAGCGACCGCCGCCGGGGCCGTGCATCAGGCCGCCCTTGGTTTTGTAAATGCTTTCCGCGGCGCGGATTTTTGCAAAGGCGTAGGTGCGGTTCAACACAGGATCGGGACACTCGAACTCCAACCTGCGATCCAGGCCGGCGATGTAGTCGGCTCGCGTTTGCAGCTCCTCCGCCGCGTCAAGCCGGAGCGGCTGGGCGGATGCGCGGCGGGCACTGTGGACGACGGAAAAATGCAACGACTTTCCCGGTGCCAGCTTCACCTCGGTGTCGCCGGTCGATTCGCTGGTCATCACATAGGCGCCGTCCACCCCCTTGTCGGCTTCGGTGCGGTGTTCATTTTTGAAACCCTTGAGGGAAACCTGCCGCGCAGTGTCCCCGACATTCTCCATGGTAAAGCGCTCAACGGCGGCTGGTTTCTGCATACATGGAAACAGGACGCGTGTGAGTACAAGACCATCGCCCACCTCGCTGCGGATACCCATCAGCCCGCGGTGGGTGACGCTGATCGGTCGCTCCCTCCCCAGCGGCTGCCCGTCCACCCGGATCTCCGGAAGCAGGGCACCCTCGAAGTCGCGGGCCAGATTCCCGTGGGTGTCGTTGGGCAGGATGCGTAACATCGGCCAGACCAGGTGACGGCCCAGCTTCAGGCTGCCGTCGGGTTCGATGCCATAACGGACGATCATGGAGATGTAGCGGCCACTCATTTCGATGTGATCGTGGTGTCCGAGAGCGAGGGGGTCGTTCTTGATCGTCCAGCGGATGGAGCCGTCGCCCTCGATCGTCCACCGCGTTTTGGACAGGTATGCGGCGGGTTTTTCACCGTCGTAGCTGATGCGGGCGTCCGCCCAGTCGGCGTGGTCGGCGGTGATGCCGTCACCTCCCCCGTCGATGACGAGGGTGAGAAATTTTTTACCCGTTAGATCGACATCGACGGTTTTGGATTGGAACAACCTCAACACCCCGCTGTCAAAAAGCATCTCGCCATCGGCGATCACCGTGAAGCGTACGGTGGCGCTGAGGTTGGCTTCATCGTCCACCCCGACGACGGCATGAAACCCGCGGGCCTTGCCGTCGAGCTTAATCACCATGCGGCTATCGGCATGGGTGCCGACGCCGCGCAGATGGATTTTTTTATTGATGCTGATGGGTCTGCCGTCCAGGGATTTTTTCGCCTGTGGTTTTGCGTACCCGGAACTCATGGCGGACAGGTCGAGTTCGTCGAGCCAGACGTCTTTTGCGTTAATCGTGGTCATTCCGGAGAGGATTGCAGCTAATGTTAGGGTGCTCAGGTATTTGTTCACTTCGTGTCGTTAGTTTTGGGTTCAGATCATATTAAAGTGGATGGCATGGGTCAAAAAATTCCCGTGTGCCCGGTCGGCGCGTGTTCCCCTCACGGGTCGGTACGGACCGGCTCCTTGCGCGGCGGCATGTCCTTGTAAACCTTGAGCAGGGGCTGCCTGGTTTCGGCGTGGACGTAGCTTACGATGAACAAGCGGGTTCTCAGGGTAAAACGCACCTTGGTCTCCGCCACGGTCCGCCAGTGGCCCTGGTTGGAAAGCATTTTAAACACCACCGGCGCCATGTTGAGTTCGGTGCGTTTTGTCACATCGCCAACCTGCGCATACTTACCCGGGCTTATTTTCCGCACATGCTCGCCGAGCTGGAAGGCCACCTCCGTGCCACTCATGTTCAACACCCGGGAAGAGCCCAGCGGGAACGATTTCAAATCATCATTCAGCACCCTCACATCGTAGAGCAACCCGTTTTTTTTCCCGCTCGGAACGAAGTAAAACAGCACCTCCTTCAGCTCGTCCGCCACCCTGGCACGCGCCACCACCACCTTCTTCGGCTCGCCCCCGGCATCCAGACCCTCCTTTTTGTAAAACACTGCCTCTCCGTCGAGCAGGGTACACGGGAAGCTGTTGCTGAACGCCTCCACCGGCATCAGGATCTGATACGCGTCCTTCTCGCCGAGTACGTGGATGTCCGGGCTGTCGGCGACACGCTCAAAACACAGCGTGCGCGCCTTCACCAACCGCTCCGTCTGCGCCGCGACCGGCAGACAGCCGACCATCGCCAAGGCTCCGATCATTATTCTTAAAGTAAAATGGTTCATGATTTTAATGTGGTTCGTTGTTTTTCACAGCACTACACCCCGCCCCGGGTGAGCCAGCGGAAGCTCACCATGCGCAGGCGGCGGCCGTGGATTTTGTTGGCCGGGCTGGTCAGTGCGGCTGTGCCCGTTTCGTTCGCATCGGCGCTGTCGAGGTAGTCGGGCACCCGCTGGACCACCGCCTCGCACCAGGCGCGCGCGAGCACTTTGCCGACGGCATCCACAGACTCTCCGTAGGCCCGCACGGTAAATGTGTTAGACCTCACCGTGGCCGTGTTTCCCAGGAGATTCATCAGATGCCCCTGGCTGACACCACCGGGCGCGGCCTGGGTGGAGTGGCCTTCCGCGGCCTTCACATTGGCGTATTCGTAACCACTCACATCAATGCCGCCCGCGCCGATTCTCACGCCGTCGCCACTCAGCGCGGCGTTGATATCGGTCCTGTCGATCGCCGCTTGCAGCGCGCCGGACAAGGTCAGTTCGTCCGGCCCACTGAGCCTCCGGTTGACAAACTCCGCCAGCGACAAAAACGGTCCGCGTTTACGCACCTCGCTGACAATCTCCGTCGCCAGTTCATCAAGCTCATCCTCGTCGAGCTCGCGGTAGCCGTTCCAGTGGCGGTGGCGTGCAAGCAGGGGGTCGTCGTCGGCCTCACCCAGGCTGTTAGGAAGCCGGAAGCGGCTCACCGGGTTGGTGGCGGCGGATTTTGCGACCAGGGAATTCGTCAGTGCATCATAAACGGGAAAGTCGCTGTGGTGCAGCCCCCCCAACACCGCCTTCCACGCCTCCTTGGAAACCGAGTTCACGTTCCACTCACCCCGCAGCATCTGGTAGGCGGCTATTTTTTTGTATCCGTCTGCCGCATGCACATCCGCCGAAATATCCGTGGTCGATTTTCCACCCGTCCAGGCGCTGAAGCGGGTGTCCAGCAGCGGTTTGTCGCCGTTGAGGAAACCCTCCAACACCTCGGCGGTCGTTCTTGCGTTGGCGGGATCAAACATCCCGCCCGCATACTCCGACACCGTCGAGCAGTAAAACCGGTCGAAGAGGTGGTGGTTGAGCAGGTAGCTGTGGTCGAGCATCTCGCCGCTATGGGCAGCCCCGGCAGGCAGCAGCGGATGCGCCTGCGAGTTCGCCACCGGGTAATCGAACTTCGGCAGGTAGCCGGACGCGTTCAGGTTCGCATTCTGCAAACCGGCGACCGACTGCACAGGCGCCACCGGCAGCTCGCTGTGGACGCCGAAATTCAGCCCCGCGTTGGCGGTGTGTCCGGTGATGAACCTGCCCTGGTTCTCCGCGTTGACCTGCACCTGGTTGATGGTGTTTCCCGGCATCGGCTCCAGGTTCAGCTCATAAAAATGATGGGAGCCGTGCTCGTCTTTCAACGCGGCGGAATTGATATCGCTGAGCGGATTTCCAAAGCACCACGCCTTGGTGGCGTAGCGCCCCTCGCCACCTCCCGCGGTCCCACCGAAGGAGGTTTTGCCGTAGGCGCTGAATACGCAGAAGGCGCGGGCGGCGGCGTAGTTGGCAAGCAGCTCGTTGTTGCTTTCATACATCGCCGAGCAGGTCAGCGGAGGCTCGCCAGGCTGCGGGTAAATATACGCCTTGCCGGCGGGGGCGGGCAACATGGCCGTCAGCTTGGCTTCGCTGTCGAAATCCATCTCCACCGCACCGATGCGGCTGGGTTCTCCGGTGGCTGGATCGGCGGTCGAGACAACCACCATAAACCGATCCTCTGCATTTTTCAGCGCGGCGGGTTTGTACTCCACCTTCACCTCGTCATCCCAACGCAGACCGATGACACCATGGCTGTTACTCCACGAGGGATCGTGCGAATACTCCGCGACGCGCGCAGGGGTGGAGTCACTGACAGGAAACAGGTAATCCGTTTCAAACCCGATACCCTCGCCCGCCCAGCCGGGCACCGCCTTGATGTCGAGCGTGATTTTATTGTAGTCGCCATTGACATCGAAGTAATACGTCCCGTTGCCACCGCGCCCCTGGGCCAGCTCGCTTTGCCATGAGTAGTTCGGTTCAAAAAACGAGGAAAACACCCGGACCTCCCCCGGCAGCAGGGTGACGGGTTTCGGCGTGTCCCGCGAGCTGCGTCCATCCAGACTCATCAGGAACGACTTGGTGTGACTGCTGGTATTGCCGACGATGGGGTGGTATCCGTTCGACTGCGGCTGCCCGTTGCGGTAAAACCTGAAGGCGACCGGCACATTCTGGAAATCAACCCGCAAGCGGTCGAACTTCATCGCCACGTTGTACGGGTTGTACAAGGTGACCACCGGGGAGTAGACGATGTGCAGCATGTAGTCGCGGTTGGGATCGCCGGTCTGCCTGCGGAGCTTGTCCTCCGGGTGTTTCCTTCCCCACTCGTTGTGGGCGTCCCGCGTCACCAGACTGTAGATCATCTGGATCTTGGCGATGACAGGCATCAGCACTGCGCCCTCGGCCGACTCCTTCGCCACCTCGACAGGTGCTGCGCCGGGCGTCGGGCCGTGGAAATTCGACCGGTTATAACGCGCCTCAAGATGAGGCACCCAGACGGTTTTATCAATCTGCCCGGTCGCCAGGTTGTAGATTTTCCCCTGCACATGGTAACCCGGCACAGCGTCGTAGCCGGCGGGCGCGCTGACGTCGATCTCGGGTAGAAAGTCGCCACTGGCCGCACCCGGCACCCTGCGCACCCGCTTGTAGAGCGAGGCGTAGTCAAATATCTGCTGCCAATACGGGCACGACGCCTGCATCGGCCCGGGCGGAGTGGCGGCGGGGTTGGGGCCGGTGTAAATCCTCTGCCCGGCGAACTCGGTCGGTAGCGTCGCACCGCCTGTCATCAGGCTCAGGTCCTCGCGCAATCCACCGTCCACCACATTGCTCATCACGCCCTGCGACCATACTGTTAGATCGTGACTAAACCTTCCCATGTCCACGGGAGACGCCGCGCCGCTGATGTTAGGGTCTAAATCGATCTCGCCGACGGTGATCATTTTCCCCGGTCGGGCCGTCGCCGGATCAGGGTTATAGTCGGGATTTATTTTCTCCAGCGCGGCGCGCCCGGCCGAACCCAGCACCGCGCTTCTCTCCGCCAGCGACGCGTCTGCCGGGGATTTGACAAGAGGCAGGTCCACCCGCGCCTTCACCCCCTCGTCCATCACCACCCACGCCATGTTGCCTGCATGGGCACCCGCGACCGGGACCTTGCCCGCGTTCACGTGATCTTCAGTTGCCCCCTCCGCGCCCAAGGTGCCCGCACCCAACATCCCGACCGGGTTGGTTATCGTGCCATCGACGGCAAAGGACGGCGTGCTGACCGCCGCATCATCCGCATTCGACACCAACCAGCGCCTGAACCTGCCGTTTTTCTCCGCATCGTAATCCGCCGGCGGATTGAACGGGTCCGGCCTCCAGGAGTCCCACACCCCGGCCATGTGTCGGTGGACGGCATCCGCGTCTGTGATCCACCCGGTCGCCGTCACCCGCTGGTCCG
This region includes:
- a CDS encoding biopolymer transporter ExbD — translated: MRLSDQDDEGFEVSLSPLIDCVFLLLIFFLLTTMLKKDNRDIAINLPSSTSALELPADDKNTVIGLNAVGEVHVNGAPSDLNELRITLKDLYVTNGPDHQIRLDADTDCPAFRVVEVLDLCQFVGFHNLAVRTYDEFYNR
- a CDS encoding biopolymer transporter ExbD; this translates as MRRRHRRRKSLREEEPEVSMSPLIDCVFLLLIFFLATTMLKKKEKQIPISMPDMNLSSAKEATPEIQVIAMGPSGRFYTLGSRQTDIGRVTYHPIQEKLPEYLGKLSASQPSSDPLRLDVPRDTRFALIVELLDLFQENNFTNVSLRLLDEQSSRRMRMQGQ
- a CDS encoding MotA/TolQ/ExbB proton channel family protein gives rise to the protein MKHVRTSLVPATLLLLTSLYAHASDAEAPISVEINWMDELQKGGLTGIALIVLAIAAVGFTIERLLNLRANLIVSKPLMKEIAPLGKGHYFGEIRDRCAKSPSVLSKVVTYIVNHRGNDPELYMAGAADIGAREIDKHRRKLAPIGIIASLAPLLGLLGTMIGMIEAFAKFALIEDSSEASVVLADSIGKALITTAMGLVIAIPTLVIYHYLRTRLNRYSEDLEEAVESLASTWFFQTSGFTKDTEPEQPVKELTDESTASV
- a CDS encoding NPCBM/NEW2 domain-containing protein, with the translated sequence MNKYLSTLTLAAILSGMTTINAKDVWLDELDLSAMSSGYAKPQAKKSLDGRPISINKKIHLRGVGTHADSRMVIKLDGKARGFHAVVGVDDEANLSATVRFTVIADGEMLFDSGVLRLFQSKTVDVDLTGKKFLTLVIDGGGDGITADHADWADARISYDGEKPAAYLSKTRWTIEGDGSIRWTIKNDPLALGHHDHIEMSGRYISMIVRYGIEPDGSLKLGRHLVWPMLRILPNDTHGNLARDFEGALLPEIRVDGQPLGRERPISVTHRGLMGIRSEVGDGLVLTRVLFPCMQKPAAVERFTMENVGDTARQVSLKGFKNEHRTEADKGVDGAYVMTSESTGDTEVKLAPGKSLHFSVVHSARRASAQPLRLDAAEELQTRADYIAGLDRRLEFECPDPVLNRTYAFAKIRAAESIYKTKGGLMHGPGGGRYYAAIWANDQAEYVNPLFAYLGDPDGRESAENAFRHFARFMNDEWKPIPSSIVAEGDSIWNGVGDRGDAAMIAYGATRYALAKGDKDTAEKLWPLIEWCLEFCRRKTNANGVVESDCDELEHRFPAGKANLCTSSLAYDALVSAAALGRDLGKPETQIKRYQQEAEALRKAIESHFGANVEGFETYRYYEGNEVLRAWICIPLTVGINDRREGTIKALFSERLWTDDGLATEAGKNTFWDRSTLYGLRGVFATGETAKGIEYLKKYSTRRLLGDHVPYAVEAYPEGNQRHLSAESGLYIRLVVEGMFGFHPTGLRSFTCQPRLPEGWPSMELRNIDAFGTSIDIKVTAKGAGKHILVKAGGKTVVSRPYDEKAPVQINLIR